The sequence below is a genomic window from Bacillota bacterium.
TCGACAATGGCTCTCCTCCAGGGGACTCTCGACATTTACCACGCTGGGGCCACCTGGATGGCTGAGTACTACCCGCCTATCGGGGCCATCGAAGCACCGTTCCTCTACAGAGACATTGACCATGTGAACAAGTTCCGTGAGAGCGACATAGCCAAGGAGCTCATGGACGGCTTTGCCTCCAAGACCAATCTAAGGATCCTCAGCATCTGGTACCTGGGTCTGAGGCAAACCCTGCTGGCCAATAAGCCTGCACGGACTCCTGAAGACTTCAAAGGCATCAAACTGCGAGTCCCGCAGGCTGCCATGTATCTGGAGACCGCGAACGTTCTGGGCACCACCGGGACCCCAATCCCTATCAACGACGTCTACATGGCCCTCAAGACCGGGATCGTGGATGGAACTGAGAACCCGCTTGTGCAGATCGACAACATGAAGTTCTACGAGGTCGCCAAGTACCTCGTTCTCACCGGGCACATGGTCAGCTATACAATGCCGATCATCAACGCTGCAAGCCTGAACAAGGTACCAAAGGAGTTCCAGCCTGCTCTCTTTGAGGCATTTGCTCAGGGGATGAAGGTCAACGACACCATCAACCTTGAAGGCGAGGCCTCCATCCTCA
It includes:
- a CDS encoding DctP family TRAP transporter solute-binding subunit; the protein is MRRLGQIMLALILVALLGCTAMASTKAVVLKAAYDFPTTSPVHAGMVAAADYLSKATGGQVTLQLFPNTWGTQQDSTMALLQGTLDIYHAGATWMAEYYPPIGAIEAPFLYRDIDHVNKFRESDIAKELMDGFASKTNLRILSIWYLGLRQTLLANKPARTPEDFKGIKLRVPQAAMYLETANVLGTTGTPIPINDVYMALKTGIVDGTENPLVQIDNMKFYEVAKYLVLTGHMVSYTMPIINAASLNKVPKEFQPALFEAFAQGMKVNDTINLEGEASILKQFQDRGIVVIQPDQAAFRERAKYLSTKYAKQWGDIYDRISAIK